CCTGATAAACTCACCTTCCTCACTTTCGAGCACTTCGGCCACTTCATCACTTCCGCTCCAAAAAAAGGTGTACTTTCCGCCTGGTGTGATATCCACGTCATCACAAAACCACCTGACAAGGCATGCAGGGGTCGTAATAAAATTGTATAGAATATTCGGTGAGGCCCTAAACAGAAATTCCAACGTATATTTAACTCGATTCATTAACACTACTTTTGACCGTAATAAAAAGGAAATAAATGGTTTTTCCAAATTTATTTATTCTAAAAGACTTTTCAAAGTAAAACAAAACTATTATTAATCCTTTTTGTTTACCTTATGAAATTACACGGAACAAGCTGTAACTGAATTGATTCAGACGCAAAAACAAAGTATATACTGTATAAAAAAGTCCAACTATTACCCCTGTTCATTTGTTAAAACTTTAAATTTATTTAACAGAATAATATTTTGGGCTTGATTTCTAAATCTAATTACCTTAATTTTGTGCGCGAAAACACTCAGGGAGAAATTGGAGAAGCACAACACGATACGTACCAAAGTCAATATCATAATATCTAACCTATTTCACAGCGAAGGACTGTATCGTAATTTCCCACCGATAAATAAACCCTCTACGGAATTTAATCTTGTAAAGAAACAAATAAAAAAGCAATAATACTGTATGAGACAGCTAAAGATTACGAAGTCTATCACCAATCGTGAGAGTCAGTCACTGGAAAAATATTTGCAGGAAATTGGGAAGGTAGATCTTCTTACCCCTGAGGAAGAGGTGGAGTTAGCCAAAAGAATCAAACAAGGGGATCAATCAGCGCTGGAAAAACTTACCAAAGCCAATCTCCGTTTTGTTGTTTCAGTGGCCAAACAATACCAAAACCAGGGACTTTCATTAAGTGACCTGATCAACGAAGGAAATTTGGGATTGATCAAAGCCGCACAACGTTTTGATGAAACAAGAGGATTTAAATTTATTTCCTATGCCGTTTGGTGGATTCGTCAGTCCATCCTGCAGGCGCTGGCCGAACAATCAAGAATCGTAAGGCTTCCTCTCAACAAGGTGGGGTCTCTCAATAAAATCAACCGGGCTTTTTCAGAACTGGAACAGGAATTCGAACGGGAACCCTCATCTGATGAGTTGGCAGAAGTGCTTGAAATCCCTTCCAATGAAGTTGAAATGACCCTTGGCGTAGCCGCACGACACGTATCCATGGATGCTCCATTTGTCGATGGAGAAGATAATTCATTGCTAGATGTGCTGGAAAACAGCAGTACTCCCAAAACAGACCAGGAACTGGAATATCTCGAATCTCTAAGAAGGGAGATCGAACGCTCTCTTTCTACGCTGACCGATCGTCAAAAAGATGTTATAAAATTATATTTCGGTATTGGCGTCGAACATCCAATGTCTCTGGAGGATATTGGTGAAAGATTTGGCCTTACCCGTGAAAGAGTAAGACAGATAAAAGATAAAGCTATCAATAAATTGCGGTCAGCTAGCCGCAGCAAATTACTTAAACACTATCTTGGTTCTTAATAGAACCGAACTTTGAGGGTTATCTACAAACACACACATTTTTTAAAGAGGCTTAATTGTTTACAATTGAAGCCTCTTTTTTTTATATCTAATTCAACTTATAATCCAGCTTTAACCTGGCCAACTCCTGGATAAACTCATTGTCTGCCAGTACCTTCCTGTCGGCAGAGAGCATTTTAAGACTTATCTTATTGTTATAATCCAGCAATTGTATGCGCAAGCGGTGTTTCCCCTTGTGTGTTTTGCATAATTTGTCTATGCTATCAATGAGTTCCGGCTCCACCTTACTCAAAGGAATTTTTATAGTGATGGCGTCGGTTTTATCTGAAGCAACCCCCTCTAAAAGACTGATTTCCTTTATTTTAAATTCCATTTCGTCCCCTTTCCACGATTGCTCGAATTTACCGTTGAGAAACAGCACCTTGCCCGGTTCAAGCAGATGTTTGTGTTTTTGATAATCATTACCAAAAAGCCTGAACTCAACGCTGTTGGTGTAATCACTTATCTCAAAAAAGCCCCAGCCATTCCCATTTTTACTGACGAGGTGACGGGCATTGGTCAACATGCCGGCAACATTGATGGACTGGCGATTTTTATATTTTTCGATATTTTCGAGTTCACAGGTGGTAAAATTTTCAATTTCCAGCCGGTAATCATCCAACGGATGCCCCGAAATATAAATTCCGGTTACCATTTTTTCCCGGTTGAGCTGTTCAATCAAGGGCCAGGGGGGTTGTTCCGGAATTTTAGGCTCAGGAATCATGATATCCCCTGTTTCTCCAAACAGAGAATTGACCGATTGTATCTTTTGATTCTGATAAGCATTTCCATACTTCAATGCATGTTCGATCAGGGTATCGTATTTTTCAGAAGGGGCAAAATACTGGGAACGCTCAACACCTTCGAAGCAATCCAATGCGCCGCCGGTAATGAGGCTTTCCATGACTTTTTTGTTTACCGCCCGGAGACTCATCCTCCTCATGATATCAAAAATATCGTTAAAAGCACCTTTTTCCCTTTCTTCAAGGATGGCTTCAACAGGGCCCTCTCCCACTCCCTTTAAAGCAGAAAGACCGAAACGTACATGCCCCTGTTTATTAACTGAAAAGTCTGACACACTCTCATTGATATCGGGACCCAATACGGTCAAACCTATTTGTTTGCATTCCCGCAGGAAAAAAGTAATTTTTGAAATATCACTTTTGTTGCGTGTCAGGACCGCAGCCATGAATTCAGCAGGATAATGGGCTTTTAGGTAGGCCGTCTGAAAGGCGATAAATGCATAACAGGTGGAATGCGACTTATTAAAGGCATAGGACGCGAATGCCTCCCAATCCTTCCATATTTTATCCAGTACTTCTTTAGGATGACCAAAGGAAGCCCCGCCTTCAATAAATTTGGGGTAAAGCGCATCGATGATGTCTTTTTTCTTTTTTCCCATCCCTTTTCGAAGCATATCCGCCTCCCCTTTTGTGAACTTGGCCAGCTTTTGGCTGAGCAACATCACCTGCTCCTGATATACTGTAATCCCATAAGTTTCCTTGAGATATTCCTCCATCTCGGGAAGGTCATAGGTGATCGGGGACCGACCGTGTTTACGCTCAATAAATTCAGGGATGTATTCTATCGGGCCAGGGCGATACAATGCGTTCATCGCGATGAGATCTTCAAAAGTCGTTGGCGCGAGGCTCTTCATGTGTTTTTGCATCCCGGGGCTCTCATACTGAAAAATCCCGATGGTTTCCCCTCTTTGGAACAGTTCATAAGTCTTTTGATCCTCGAGGTCAACCGTATCCACGTCGAGTTTCACCCCATGGTTTTCTTCAACCATTTTTACGGCATCCTTGATAATGGACAAGGTTTTTAATCCCAGGAAGTCCATTTTCAACAATCCGGCGTCTTCCGCAACACTGTTATCAAACTGAGTCACCAACATGCCCGTATCCTTATCTGCTTTGACGGGAACGTATTTGGTAATTTCATCAGGAGTGATCACTACTCCACAGGCATGAATCCCTGTATTTCTAACCGATCCTTCGAGCTTCATAGCCGTCTTGATCATCTCCGATACCTGCCCGCCATATTCTGCCAATTGCCGAAACTGGTTTGCTTTTTCCACATCCTCCCCATTCATCTCGCCCTTGAGTTTTGGATCAATGCCTCCACGAGACAAAACCCCGTTCAAGGTAGCTTTAAGGTGGCTCGGGAACGTTTTGGACACCCGATCCACTTCCTGCAGGGGAATATCCATAACCCGGCCAACATCACGAAGAGACATTCGCGCGGCCATGGTGCCATAAGTGACTATCTGGGCCACCTGGTTTCGGCCATATTTATCAATCACATAGTCGATCACCTTTTGGCGGCCTTCATCATCAAAATCGATGTCAATATCCGGCATAGAGACACGCTCCGGATTGAGAAAACGCTCAAACAGGAGGTCGTACTTAATGGGATCGATATTGGTGATCCCGTTACAATAAGCTACTGCAGAACCCGCTGCCGACCCTCGTCCGGGTCCTACCGCAACCCCCATTTGCCTGGCGGTAGTGGTAAAATCCTGCACGATCAGGAAATAACCGGGATAACCCGAAGCCTCGATTACTTTTAACTCAAAATCCAGCCGTTCCTTTATTTCAGGCGTAATGGTACCATAACGTTTTTTGGCGCCTTGATAAGTGAGATGACGCAGATATTCGTCCTGGTTTTTAAACCCGGGAGGCAAAGGAAAGGCAGGCAACAAAATATCCCGGGCCAATTTAAGATTATCGACCTTATCAAAAATTTCCATCGTATTGGCAATGGATTCAGGCACATCTCCAAAGAGTGTCCCCATCTCTGCCTGGGTTTTGAAATAAAAATCAGAGCTCGGAAATTTAAACCGATTAGGCTCGGCGATCAGGCTCCCAGTATTGATGCACAACAATACATCATGCGGAGCGTAATCCTCTTCCTCCACATAATGAGAATCGTTGGTGGCAATTATTTTGAGGTCATACTTCCTGGCCAATTTGATCAACTCCTGATTGATATCCTCCTGGCTGACACCCGAACCGTCAATATTTTCCAACCCGCGATGCCGCTGCAATTCGATATAAAAATCTTCTCCAAACCGTTCTTTCCACCATTTCACCAACTCCTCGGCTTCCTCCAGTTTTCCTTGCAAAATAGCCTGGGGAATTTCAGCACCAATGCAACAACTCGTAGCGATAATCCCCTCAGAATATTTCCCCAGCAATTCCTTATCAATTCGAGGGAATTTTCCATAGGCCCCTTCAATAAACCCAATGGAACACAGTTTTGAAATATTTTCGTACCCTTGTTTGTTTTTGGCGAGTAATAACTGGTGATAGCGATTATCCTTTTCTCCATTGGCCCGGGAAAATGATTTTTTATGGCGGTCTTCCACCATGTAAAATTCACATCCCACCATGGGTTTCAGCCCTCTTTTATTGGCTTCCGCCACGAACTTAAAAGCACCGAACATATTGCCGTGATCCGTAAGTGCCACGCCTTTCTGGCCATCAGCCTTGGCTTTATCCATCATACCGGTAATACTCGCGGCTCCATCGAGCAGAGAAAATTGAGTGTGGCAATGCAGGTGTACGAATTCTGACATGTTTTATTTGTTGTTTAAATTCTTAATTGATCTGCACTTTCAACCTTAACGGGCATTGTCTAATGGGAAGAAAGCACATGAAAACGGCCAATTTCAAGGAAATTATGCAGCTGTGATACCTGAACGGTACAGTAGGATTCGGTGATTATCAGGCAATATTGTTATGGTTCGGGGGTAAATCATTAAAAACTCTAAATTAAGTAATTCCTGAATAATAGAATGGGATAAATCCATAAAAAGTTATCCACACTATTTTTTTTCAGTGCTAAAAGGAGCAGCCGGCAACTCTTCTTTATTGTATAAATTGGCTCACTGGGATACATCCGTTATCTTTGTCGATGCAAAATAAGCAACAGGCCCTGTTTACCTTCCAATTCTTTTTGCTGTGCCTGAGCACTGCCCTGTTTTCCGCGAGTTTCAATATGATTATTCCGGAGCTGCCCGAATTTCTGACCAAGCTGGGCGGAGCGGAATACAAAGGGTTGATCATTGGATTGTTCACGCTTACGGCAGGACTTTCGAGACCTTTAAGCGGTAAGTTAACCGACAACATTGGAAGAATTCCCGTCATGGTTTTTGGGACCCTAATTTGCGTTAGCGCCAGCCTTTTTTATCCCTTTGTGACGACGGTTTTTGCTTTTCTGCTTCTAAGGCTTTTTCATGGCTTTTCTACCGGCTTTAAGCCCACGGCATCCACCGCTTATGTGGCGGATATTGTGCCGGCTGCGCGGGTGGGAGAAGCCATGGGGATTTTGGGGATCAGCATGAATTTCGGAGCGTCCATTTCCCCGCCCATCGGAAGTCATTTTGCGATGATCTGGTCTCTGGATGCCATGTTCTATATTTCTTCCGGGCTGGCCCTGATTTCTGCTTTAATACTGATCGGCCTTCCTGAAACGAAAAAAGACAAACCCCCTTTCAGCTGGTCATTATTCAAAATAACCAGACATGACATTTACGATCCTTCGGCCCTCGCCCCTGCCATTGTAACCGTATTTACTTATTCCTCCTTTGGGGTCTTGTTGACCATTGTGCCGGACCAAAGTACTTATGTAGGGTTGGAAAACAAAGGAATGTTTTTCACCGTTTTTACGGTGGCTTCTATTGCCTCCCGTTTTTTTGCAGGAAAAACTTCAGATATATACGGACCTATCCCGGTGATGAAAATCGGAGCAGTCATCCTGGCCATTGCCCTGGTAATCATGGGATTAGCCTCTTCTCCTTTCGTTTTAATGACCGGGTCGGGCATCCTCGGTTTTGCGGCGGGCATGAACTCCCCGGCCGTATTTTCGTGGGCCATAGAACGCTGTAGCCCTGCCCACCGGGGAAGGGCCATGGCTACGGTTTATATTGCGCTGGAAGTGGGTATTGGTTTGGGAGCCGTTGTTTCTGCCTGGTTATACCATAATGATTACAGCCGTTTTGGCCTGACTTTTTATACTTTTGCCGGCATTGCACTGCTTGCACCGCTTTACCTGCAATTTATTTACAAGGAGGAAAATACGGTATACCCCGGCCGAAATGACCCCGGCATCCACTCAAATTGAGGAAATTTTAGACCAATCTTTAATTTGTCTGGATAAACGACAGCCACCAAACAACCTCGCTTCAATAACTTTGTCTCTTATAAAAATTAACTTCATCCTGGAATTCTTCGATTAATTTTCAGGTGTCAGGCCACATCATCATTTCATCTACGGATTCATTTACAAGAGCTTCTGTCTTTCAGATAGTCCCGTGCAACTGGCTGGCTTTTGCGGGAATTATCTTCTACACCGGAAGCCTTAAGTAGTTCATAAATCATTTTTTTAACATAAATCACCTGACATGAAAAAATTTGAAATCACCCTATTTTGCCTTTTACTGGTTATCGGATCGCTAAGTGCCACCAATGACCCGGAACCTCTGGTAAACAATGGTTATCGTTACTTCGTAGATCTCGACAATATCGAGAACGACAAAGTACCAGTGGAATTGATCGCTCCGAAAATCGACAAACCGACCATCACCTTTTTTATGCCAAAGATCATTCCTGGCACCTATACCATTTATGATTTTGGCCGGTTCGTCAGCGATTTTCATGCTTTTGATCAAAAGGGAAATGAACTGCCGGTTACCCATTCTGATGTCAACGCATGGATCATTGGTAATGCCCGGTCATTGTATAAAATAAGCTACAAGGTGGATGACACTTTTGATAACAATCCGGGTAAACCTGTTTACGGAATGTCCGGCACC
This sequence is a window from Lewinellaceae bacterium. Protein-coding genes within it:
- a CDS encoding SRPBCC domain-containing protein; protein product: MNRVKYTLEFLFRASPNILYNFITTPACLVRWFCDDVDITPGGKYTFFWSGSDEVAEVLESEEGEFIRFQWEDAENEDEFLEFRMDTSPVTGETILFVTDFADDDEVDDQKQLWETQIEKLRIETGG
- a CDS encoding sigma-70 family RNA polymerase sigma factor, producing MRQLKITKSITNRESQSLEKYLQEIGKVDLLTPEEEVELAKRIKQGDQSALEKLTKANLRFVVSVAKQYQNQGLSLSDLINEGNLGLIKAAQRFDETRGFKFISYAVWWIRQSILQALAEQSRIVRLPLNKVGSLNKINRAFSELEQEFEREPSSDELAEVLEIPSNEVEMTLGVAARHVSMDAPFVDGEDNSLLDVLENSSTPKTDQELEYLESLRREIERSLSTLTDRQKDVIKLYFGIGVEHPMSLEDIGERFGLTRERVRQIKDKAINKLRSASRSKLLKHYLGS
- the dnaE gene encoding DNA polymerase III subunit alpha codes for the protein MSEFVHLHCHTQFSLLDGAASITGMMDKAKADGQKGVALTDHGNMFGAFKFVAEANKRGLKPMVGCEFYMVEDRHKKSFSRANGEKDNRYHQLLLAKNKQGYENISKLCSIGFIEGAYGKFPRIDKELLGKYSEGIIATSCCIGAEIPQAILQGKLEEAEELVKWWKERFGEDFYIELQRHRGLENIDGSGVSQEDINQELIKLARKYDLKIIATNDSHYVEEEDYAPHDVLLCINTGSLIAEPNRFKFPSSDFYFKTQAEMGTLFGDVPESIANTMEIFDKVDNLKLARDILLPAFPLPPGFKNQDEYLRHLTYQGAKKRYGTITPEIKERLDFELKVIEASGYPGYFLIVQDFTTTARQMGVAVGPGRGSAAGSAVAYCNGITNIDPIKYDLLFERFLNPERVSMPDIDIDFDDEGRQKVIDYVIDKYGRNQVAQIVTYGTMAARMSLRDVGRVMDIPLQEVDRVSKTFPSHLKATLNGVLSRGGIDPKLKGEMNGEDVEKANQFRQLAEYGGQVSEMIKTAMKLEGSVRNTGIHACGVVITPDEITKYVPVKADKDTGMLVTQFDNSVAEDAGLLKMDFLGLKTLSIIKDAVKMVEENHGVKLDVDTVDLEDQKTYELFQRGETIGIFQYESPGMQKHMKSLAPTTFEDLIAMNALYRPGPIEYIPEFIERKHGRSPITYDLPEMEEYLKETYGITVYQEQVMLLSQKLAKFTKGEADMLRKGMGKKKKDIIDALYPKFIEGGASFGHPKEVLDKIWKDWEAFASYAFNKSHSTCYAFIAFQTAYLKAHYPAEFMAAVLTRNKSDISKITFFLRECKQIGLTVLGPDINESVSDFSVNKQGHVRFGLSALKGVGEGPVEAILEEREKGAFNDIFDIMRRMSLRAVNKKVMESLITGGALDCFEGVERSQYFAPSEKYDTLIEHALKYGNAYQNQKIQSVNSLFGETGDIMIPEPKIPEQPPWPLIEQLNREKMVTGIYISGHPLDDYRLEIENFTTCELENIEKYKNRQSINVAGMLTNARHLVSKNGNGWGFFEISDYTNSVEFRLFGNDYQKHKHLLEPGKVLFLNGKFEQSWKGDEMEFKIKEISLLEGVASDKTDAITIKIPLSKVEPELIDSIDKLCKTHKGKHRLRIQLLDYNNKISLKMLSADRKVLADNEFIQELARLKLDYKLN
- a CDS encoding MFS transporter, with product MQNKQQALFTFQFFLLCLSTALFSASFNMIIPELPEFLTKLGGAEYKGLIIGLFTLTAGLSRPLSGKLTDNIGRIPVMVFGTLICVSASLFYPFVTTVFAFLLLRLFHGFSTGFKPTASTAYVADIVPAARVGEAMGILGISMNFGASISPPIGSHFAMIWSLDAMFYISSGLALISALILIGLPETKKDKPPFSWSLFKITRHDIYDPSALAPAIVTVFTYSSFGVLLTIVPDQSTYVGLENKGMFFTVFTVASIASRFFAGKTSDIYGPIPVMKIGAVILAIALVIMGLASSPFVLMTGSGILGFAAGMNSPAVFSWAIERCSPAHRGRAMATVYIALEVGIGLGAVVSAWLYHNDYSRFGLTFYTFAGIALLAPLYLQFIYKEENTVYPGRNDPGIHSN